A stretch of Camelina sativa cultivar DH55 chromosome 18, Cs, whole genome shotgun sequence DNA encodes these proteins:
- the LOC104763604 gene encoding uncharacterized protein At4g04775-like has translation MTRMRFAVVALISKSDPNPYRRYYRCSFAATNKLRNDEHVFKWVDEALLNEVDALAMKNAGLEQQLKELRTERLEFDTLVYEKMENEVLEKVEDGLGQAKSWNKKMMSVVLLVCMVMIVLSKVVG, from the exons CTGTTGTAGCTTTGATCTCGAAATCTGATCCGAATCCTTACCGGAGATACTACCGTTGTAGTTTTGCTGCAACAAATAAG CTTCGGAACGATGAACATGTGTTCAAGTGGGTCGATGAAGCTTTGCTGAATGAGGTAGATGCATTGGCTATGAAGAATGCTGGACTTGAGCAACAATTGAAAGAGCTTAGGACAGAGAGGTTGGAGTTTGATACTTTGGTttatgagaagatggagaatgaGGTCTTGGAGAAGGTTGAAGATGGTTTAGGTCAAGCCAAATCATGgaataagaagatgatgagtgtTGTATTGTTAGTCTGTATGGTCATGATTGTACTAAGCAAAGTAGTTGGTTGA